The DNA region CCGAAACGATTTACCAAAGTCGCTGGTGGGCCTGCTAGCGGCCAATCGCAATTCCAACGAAGATAAGTGCCCCAAGCCTTCGACTTACCACTTACCTCGCCCGTATGCTTACCGCCGACCTACTCTCCGCCGTCCCCTCGCAGGCCGCTATCCGCGAGGAGCTTGAGCGGATGCTGATCGGCGACCTGCTCGGCCCCGCGGCCGGGCAAGACGAGGAGATCACCGAACGCTCCGTTCGCGACCGTTACTTGGTGGGGGTGTTGTCGCCGAGCCGTGGCGCGTCGGGCGAGCCGAGCGGAGGCAAGGAAGACGAGGACGACTTCGAGACCCCTCTGATCCCCGACGAGTTGGCCGCCGGCGGGAGTGACAACGCCCAGGACGGCGTTACCGACCGCGACGTGCCGGCCGCGAGTGGGTTTCTGCCGTCGTCGATCGGATTGACCTTCTCGGTCGAGGGGGAGACGGAGGCTTTGCGGGTGTCGGTCGAGTGGGGGCAGTACCGCCGAGAGAAGCGGGAAGAGCAGCAACCGCCGCGAATCTGGAAGCGCTACCCGCGTGGCGGGTCGATCGAGCTGAAGCTGGCCGCCGGATCGATCAAGCCGCAGGCGCCCGACCCGGAGTTTCCCGAGGTTTACGTGCAGGGGCAGGTCCGCCGACGCGACGAGCACTGGGTGGTGACGCTGTTCCTGGTGAACGCCCAAGAAGAGGGGACGCCGAAAGACGAGTCGTACATCTTCCAGTCGGTGCTGGCGGTTGAAGGCCCCGCGGGAGAGGCGCCATTCTGCAAACGGATGGCGATCGGCGCCGCCGACGACCTCGAAGAGCGGATGATGGCGATGCTCTACCGCCGGCAGGTAGAGTTCGCGGTCGGGCACGGCGTGAGCGTGCACGCAGAGCCGTCGCCGGACCGGCCCGACCGGGCGACAGCGCTGCGAACGGTTTTCCTTCCCACGTACGAGGTGCCACGCACCACCCCCCCTACCCCGTCCGACGCGGCCCAGAACCCGGCCTTCGCCAAGCTGGAGGGCTTGGTGCTGGACATGAAGGAGCTGGCCGAGGCAGACGGACCGCGGTTGCAGAAGCTGCTCGCCCCGCTGGTGACCGCCTACCGCGCCTGGATCGAGGGCGAAGCGGTCAAGCTGAACGTCCCAGAAGAGCAACTGGCGCCATACGGCGACGCGTCGCGGGTGGCGGTCGACAACTGCCGTCAGACCCTGTCGCGGATCGAGCAGGGGCTGGGGCTGCTGCGGGACGACCCGCAGGCGTTCGAGGCGTTCTGCTTCATGAACCGGGCGATGTGGTACCAGCGGACGCACTCGCTGTACGCAGAACGTAAACGCCGCGGCGAAGACCCCGACTTTAGCGCGACGGTCGACGTGCCGAAGAACCGCACGTGGCGGTCGTTCCAGATCGCGTTCGTGCTGCTGAACCTGCCGGGGGTGACCCAGCTCGACCACGCGGACCGCGGTGAGGGCGCCGAGGCGCTGGCGGACCTGCTGTTCTTCCCCACCGGCGGCGGCAAGACCGAGGCGTACCTGGGCCTGTCGGCCTACACGATGGGGCTGCGCCGGCTGCAAGGAACGGTGGCGGGCAGGTCGGGCGCCGAGGGGGTGGCCGTGCTGATGCGGTACACGCTGCGGCTGCTGACGCTGCAGCAGTTCCAGCGGGCCACCGCGCTGGTGTGCGCGTGCGAGTCCATCCGCCGCAAAGCGCTCGAGAAAGGGGACGCCCGCTGGGGGACCTCGCCCTTCCGGATCGGGCTATGGGTCGGCCGGCGGACCACGCCCAACCGCACCGACGACGCGGCCGAGGCGATCAAGCAACTACGCGGGAACCAGTACAACCCAGGCGGTGGGGGCTCACCCTACCAGCTAACGACCTGCCCGTGGTGCGGCAGCGAGATCGACGGCGGCCGCGACCTGGAGGCGCAGCTCTACCCCAGCGGTTCGGCCCGCACGCTGACCTTCTGCGGCGATAAGACGGGGCAGTGCATCTTCAGCAAGCGACAAGCGCGCGAAGAAGGGCTGCCAATCGTGGTGGTCGACGAGGAGGTATACCGCCGGCTCCCCACGCTGCTGATCGCCACGGTCGACAAGTTCGCCCAGATGGCGTGGAAGGGGGAGGTGCAGATGCTGTTCGGGCAGGTGAACGGCTATTGCGATCGGCACGGGTTCCGCTCTCCGGAAGTCGAAGAGGCGACGCAGCACCCCAAGACCAAGAGCGGCGCGCCCGCGGTAAAAGTGCAGGATCACTCCCCGCTGCGGCCCCCCGACCTGGTGATCCAGGACGAACTGCACCTGATCAGCGGCCCGCTAGGGACGCTGGTCGGGCTGTACGAAACAGCGATCGACAAGCTCTGCACCTGGGAGGTAGAGGGTCGCAAAGTGCGACCCAAGGTGATCGCGTCGACGGCGACCATCAAGAACGCCAACGTGCAGGTACACAACCTGTTCCTGCGAACGGTGAGCGTCTTCCCACCGCCGGGGCTCGACGTGAGCGACAACTTCTTCTCGCTGCAGCGGACGCCAACGGAGGACGATTTTGGCCGTCGCTACCTTGGGGTCTGTTCGCCGGGGCGGCGGCTCAAAGGGGTGCTGGTGCAGGTGTCGGTGTCACTGCTCTGCTCTGCAAGGTCGCTGTACGAGAAGTACGGCAAGGCGGCCGACCCCTGGATGACGCTGGTGGGCTACTTCAATTCGATCCGCGAGCTCGGAGGCATGCGGCGGTTGGTAGACGACAGCATCCAGAGCCGGTGTCAGCGGCAAGACCGGCGCGGGCTGGCCAAACGCTACCTGGGCTCGCCGGCGGAGCTCACTAGCCGGATGCGATCGGAAGAGATCCCCAGGACGCTGGACCATTTGGAGTCGGTCTTCGACCCGGAGATGGACCAGAAGCGGAAAGACGCCTACAAGTCGAAGAACTTCAAGGGCGTGCCCAAAAAGCCGCTCGACATCCTGTTGGCGACCAACATGATCAGCGTGGGCGTCGACGTGAGCCGTCTGGGGGTGATGCTGGTGGCTGGGCAGCCGAAGGCGACGGCCGAATACATCCAAGCGACCAGCCGCGTAGGACGCGCCCACCCGGGCCTGGTGGTGACGGTGTACAACTGGGCGCGGCCCCGGGACCTGTCGCACTACGAGACCTTCGAGCACTACCACGGCACCTTCTACAAGCACGTCGAGCCGTTGAGCGTGACGCCGTTTGCGCCCGGGGCGCTGCAACGCGGGCTGGCTGGGCTGCTGGTGTCGATGGTGCGGCAACGGGGGGAAGCGTTCAACGCCAACGCGTCCGCCGGAAAGCTCACGAACAGCGACCCCTACGT from Pirellulimonas nuda includes:
- the drmA gene encoding DISARM system helicase DrmA: MLTADLLSAVPSQAAIREELERMLIGDLLGPAAGQDEEITERSVRDRYLVGVLSPSRGASGEPSGGKEDEDDFETPLIPDELAAGGSDNAQDGVTDRDVPAASGFLPSSIGLTFSVEGETEALRVSVEWGQYRREKREEQQPPRIWKRYPRGGSIELKLAAGSIKPQAPDPEFPEVYVQGQVRRRDEHWVVTLFLVNAQEEGTPKDESYIFQSVLAVEGPAGEAPFCKRMAIGAADDLEERMMAMLYRRQVEFAVGHGVSVHAEPSPDRPDRATALRTVFLPTYEVPRTTPPTPSDAAQNPAFAKLEGLVLDMKELAEADGPRLQKLLAPLVTAYRAWIEGEAVKLNVPEEQLAPYGDASRVAVDNCRQTLSRIEQGLGLLRDDPQAFEAFCFMNRAMWYQRTHSLYAERKRRGEDPDFSATVDVPKNRTWRSFQIAFVLLNLPGVTQLDHADRGEGAEALADLLFFPTGGGKTEAYLGLSAYTMGLRRLQGTVAGRSGAEGVAVLMRYTLRLLTLQQFQRATALVCACESIRRKALEKGDARWGTSPFRIGLWVGRRTTPNRTDDAAEAIKQLRGNQYNPGGGGSPYQLTTCPWCGSEIDGGRDLEAQLYPSGSARTLTFCGDKTGQCIFSKRQAREEGLPIVVVDEEVYRRLPTLLIATVDKFAQMAWKGEVQMLFGQVNGYCDRHGFRSPEVEEATQHPKTKSGAPAVKVQDHSPLRPPDLVIQDELHLISGPLGTLVGLYETAIDKLCTWEVEGRKVRPKVIASTATIKNANVQVHNLFLRTVSVFPPPGLDVSDNFFSLQRTPTEDDFGRRYLGVCSPGRRLKGVLVQVSVSLLCSARSLYEKYGKAADPWMTLVGYFNSIRELGGMRRLVDDSIQSRCQRQDRRGLAKRYLGSPAELTSRMRSEEIPRTLDHLESVFDPEMDQKRKDAYKSKNFKGVPKKPLDILLATNMISVGVDVSRLGVMLVAGQPKATAEYIQATSRVGRAHPGLVVTVYNWARPRDLSHYETFEHYHGTFYKHVEPLSVTPFAPGALQRGLAGLLVSMVRQRGEAFNANASAGKLTNSDPYVQEAIEAICRRAEQIGDGGASSNVCRAELSSKADLWQAEAQNTAGGRKLTYTKPYGENAERGTSVALLQSAGEGEWEPFTCLNSLRDVEPTVKFIISDGGLDGDAAVETSEADVEPDANPIGGLA